CGCGCGGCGGTTCCTGCGACATTGCCGGAGGCCCCCATGCTGTGAAGCATGCGGCCAGAGAAAGAAAAATAACGGCAGCTCGCATAGATACCTCCGGTGTCGGCCCGATGGTACACTCACTGCCCCACCAAGTCCATAGCGCCCGTGCCCCGTTGGCGGGACACGGGCTGCGGGTCGTCAGATGCGTTCGTTGACAAGGTTGCCCATGGTGTTGCATCCCACCAGCGTGCCGCCCTGATCCATTATGTCACCGGTGCGGTAGCCGGCTTTAAGTACCTGTTGCACGGCGCCTTCGACGGCTTCTGCTTCTTTTTCCAGCCCGAAGCTGTGGCGCAGCATCATGGCTGTGGAAAGAATGGTAGCCAGCGGGTTGGCTTTGTTCTGCCCGGCGATGTCGGGGGCGGAGCCGTGGATGGGTTCGAACAGTCCGGGCCCTCCGGCACCCAGCGAAGCCGATGGCAGCATGCCAATGGAACCGGTGATGACCGAAGCTTCATCCGAAAGAATGTCGCCGAACAGGTTGCCGGTCACGATGACGTCAAACTGCGATGGGTCGCGCACCAGCTGCATGGCCGCGTTGTCAACATACATGTGCGAAAGCTCCACGTCGGGGAATTCATCGGCGTGGGTGGCTGTGACTATCTCGCGCCACAGACGCGACACGGCCAGCACGTTGGCCTTGTCCACCGAGCAGACCCTGCCGGAGCGCTTGCGGGCGGCTTCAAAAGCCACGCGGGCGATGCGGCGGACTTCTTCTTCGTTGTACACCATGGTGTTAAAGGCGGTCCGCAGGCCGTCACGGGTTTCTTCACCGGCCGGAGTGCCGAAATAAATGCCGCCGGTCAGTTCGCGTACCACCATGACATCAATGCCGTTGGCAACTATGTCGGGCCGCAGAAAGCAGGCGCTTGCCAGTTCGGGAAAAAGTTTTGCGGGGCGCAGATTGGCAAACAGGCCGAGAGCTTTGCGGATGCCGAGCAGACCGGCTTCGGGTCGTTCGGCGCCGGTCAGGTTGTCCCAGCGGGGGCCGCCCACAGCACCCAGCAGCACGGCATGGGCCGCTTTGCAGGCTTCCACGGTTTCCTGCGG
Above is a window of Oleidesulfovibrio alaskensis DSM 16109 DNA encoding:
- the leuB gene encoding 3-isopropylmalate dehydrogenase; this translates as MEMRICLLAGDGIGPEIMEQGVRVLETVAGKFGHDMEFTDALIGGAAIDKTGDPLPQETVEACKAAHAVLLGAVGGPRWDNLTGAERPEAGLLGIRKALGLFANLRPAKLFPELASACFLRPDIVANGIDVMVVRELTGGIYFGTPAGEETRDGLRTAFNTMVYNEEEVRRIARVAFEAARKRSGRVCSVDKANVLAVSRLWREIVTATHADEFPDVELSHMYVDNAAMQLVRDPSQFDVIVTGNLFGDILSDEASVITGSIGMLPSASLGAGGPGLFEPIHGSAPDIAGQNKANPLATILSTAMMLRHSFGLEKEAEAVEGAVQQVLKAGYRTGDIMDQGGTLVGCNTMGNLVNERI